Within Deltaproteobacteria bacterium, the genomic segment TGAAACTGGATGCCGGAGAAGATGTGCTGGATGCAGGAATTGACATTATCGTACAACCTCCCGGGAAAAAGCTGCAACAACTCTCCCTTCTTTCCGGCGGAGAAAAAGCATTGACCGCCGTGGCACTCATTTTTGCAGGTTTTCTCGTTAAACCGAGCCCTTTTTGTCTGCTGGATGAGGTTGATGCTCCCATGGATGACACCAATGTCAACCGGTACACGGAGATGATCAAGGAGATGAGCGAGAAGACCCAATTCATCGTTATTACCCATAACAAAAATACGATGGAACAAGCGGACGCTCTCTACGGTATTACCATGCAGGAACCCGGGGTCTCCAAGATGGTTTCCGTCCGGTTCAACGACGGGCACGAGGCACAGATGACTGCATAGTCGTGTTTTCTGTTGGGAGGCCCGCCATCCAGAAACCCTTTGGGAACTCCATACAACCATGGACTCCGGCAAGCATCTACACCGAGGCTCAAACCTTTCCGATCTTCAAAATCGTCTTTACGCCGAACAGGTAGAACAGATTGAGAAGGTCTTTCCCCTCGGACTGCTGGCAACCCTGATCAACGCCACGGTTCTCGTAGTTCTTTTCTGGGAAGTGACGTCCCACATCCGGTTACCTGTCTGGTTTTTCATGATTCTGGTCCTGACGATCCTGCGGCACCCGAAGATCTATCAGAAACACCCGCTCCTGTCGGGGCCCTCTTCCCTCCTCTTCCGCGGCAGAATTCTAATGATCGGCGCCGGACTCTCCGGGATCCTCTGGGGGTCCACGGCGATCTTTCTCTTCCCGGAAAACTCTCTGGTACACCAGACCTTTCTCGCCTTCATTCTGGGCGGCATGGTCGCGGGTGCAGCAGGGGCCTATTCCGTCCTGATGCCGGTATTCTTCTCTTTCAGTTTCCCGGCCCTGGTCCCCTTGATCATCCGGTTTTTTATTCTCGGCGGGAAATTCCATTTCTCCATGGGGGGAGTGCTCTTACTCTTTGCACTGATCATGTGGGGAACGGCGAAACGATACAATCAAACTTCCACGAACAATTTTGCCCTTCGTCTCCGGAACAGCGATCTCGTCACGGTCCTTGCGGAATCGAAGGACCGGGCGGAAAAGTTCAACGAGGAACTGCAACAGGAAATTCAGACGCGAAAAGTTGCGGAAGAGGAACTGAAAAAACAGGAAGAACAACTGGCCGACCTGGTGGAAGAGCGCACAGCAGAACTGGTTGAGGCTCACCGGGAACTACAAAAGGAATTTGACGAACGGAAACGGTTGGAACTGGAACTGATCAAATCAGCCAAACTGGAATCCCTCGGTGTGCTTGCGGGCGGCATTGCACACGATTTCAATAACCTTCTGACGGGGATTCAGGGGAACATCTCTCTGGCGACTCTCGACGCAGTTCCCGGCAGTCCGCAGGAATCGACGCTGAAGGAGGCGGACAAGGCCTGCACACGGGCCACGTCTCTGACCCATCAATTGCTGACCTTCTCCAAAGGAGGAAACCCGGTCAAGACCACTCTCCACATCAACGAAATCATCACGGAAACGGCCGGATTCGTCCTGCGGGGCTCCAACGTGAAGTGTGTCTATCATCTGCCCGAGGATCTCTGGAATGTGGAAGCCGATGAAGGGCAGATCGGGCAGGTCATCCAGAACCTGGTGATTAACGCCGATCATGCCATGCCGAAGGGAGGGACCCTGAACGTCCGGGGGGAAAACATCCATCTCGACCAGGAGAACCCAAACGGTCTGCCGGAAGGAAACTATATCCGGATCACCTTCCGGGATGAGGGATGTGGAATCGACGGGGAGGATCTATCCC encodes:
- a CDS encoding response regulator is translated as MDSGKHLHRGSNLSDLQNRLYAEQVEQIEKVFPLGLLATLINATVLVVLFWEVTSHIRLPVWFFMILVLTILRHPKIYQKHPLLSGPSSLLFRGRILMIGAGLSGILWGSTAIFLFPENSLVHQTFLAFILGGMVAGAAGAYSVLMPVFFSFSFPALVPLIIRFFILGGKFHFSMGGVLLLFALIMWGTAKRYNQTSTNNFALRLRNSDLVTVLAESKDRAEKFNEELQQEIQTRKVAEEELKKQEEQLADLVEERTAELVEAHRELQKEFDERKRLELELIKSAKLESLGVLAGGIAHDFNNLLTGIQGNISLATLDAVPGSPQESTLKEADKACTRATSLTHQLLTFSKGGNPVKTTLHINEIITETAGFVLRGSNVKCVYHLPEDLWNVEADEGQIGQVIQNLVINADHAMPKGGTLNVRGENIHLDQENPNGLPEGNYIRITFRDEGCGIDGEDLSRIFDPYFTTREGGNGLGLSSAYSILQKHGGSITVRSEPGKGATFAILLPASMKKELPTQPERGSLSVGSGRILVMDDEELIRKTLSRMLEKLGYKTDGVGNGTEALESYRKALQEGNPYRAVIMDLTIPGGMGGKEAVRKLLKIDPGAKVIVSSGYSQDEILAEYRRYGFSGIMTKPYETRKLSGVLERVLQDSSAPVTAEPEDHHRQSQSFPDDPYQS